Genomic window (Rosa chinensis cultivar Old Blush chromosome 6, RchiOBHm-V2, whole genome shotgun sequence):
AATATGGAAAGCAAATCTCTGAGTTTGTGGATGAAGCATTGTGCAAAGATTAATTGATGAACTAAACCGAGTTCAATAAAAGAAGGACCTATAATGATATTTGAAGTGCGGTAACAAGCAATGCACTGAATGCAGTTTTCAGAAAACATCAATTTGACTCTACAAcaaacaagaaataaaaaaaaccaagcTTCATATTaagttaaataaaagaaagactCATACAAACCTGGAGGCAGAAGTTCCTCTCTGTATCACAAATAGGATAATCATGGGGGCAACAGTGAAGTCGATCCTGACAGCAAACAGCAGAGGCTAGCTCGCAGCATCTCCAAGAAAGGCATATTCCAAAAAACTTCTTTGCACAGCAGCAGGTTTCCCCAACTCCACACTTGGAAAAGATATCACATTTAGTTGGACCTGGAGGAGGGGAAGGCGGGGGAAAAGGAGGGTTTTCCCCAGTCTTTGTTGGATATGAAGCCAACATGTTGATTCCGCAGACCCCTTTGGAATTGCTATGATCACGCAGCATGTGAATATAGCCATTCATTCCCCAGTTCTTACCCCATGAATTCTTTACAATCCAATAGTTCACCCCATTTTCTGAACCATAACCTACAATTAATACAGCATGATCCAAAGAAGTTGAACAAGGACCAGCAAAAATCCCCTGTCACACAAATAAATAAACGAGTTATTAATAGACATAATGATCAACAGTTGGTGAATCTAACGTCATAGGGTTTAGATCATTGAGACAAACCTTTGAGTAGAACTGAAATTCCCTGCCACTGCCAGCTATACCTACACTCACAGGTTGCCTTGCCACAGCCTGTAGGAGTTGTTCCTCATCATTTGCGGGCACATCAGTATAGCCATCAATTGTCACAACATGCCGCTTCAACTGAAATGTGAATGTAAATTAGCAGCATAAGAAAACAGAACATAATACTAAAACGTGCTAAAGTACACAATGAAGTACATTGGATGAGATGGTCCAATATACTATATAAAGTTTACTTATACTACATTAATCGACCAAACAATATGGGACAACGATCCCCATGGAAACATGATTAGTGACATTGTCTTGTGCAATGGTAAAAGTCCTGGATTGTGAAGTTGAATACCGCACAGTTGATTGTATAGAGAGTACTATGGAGGAAGACAAAGAAGTAAATACCTTTTGCTTATTGCAAGTGCCATCCACACCTCGATACGGGTAATCCTCCTCAGTGTCAATCCCATTGTTATCTATGATAAACTGAAATGCATCGTCCATCAGTCCACCATCACAGCCGCTATTTGGATAAACTCTGTCACAATCAATCAACTCTTGTTCGGAGAGGCTGACAAGCGATCCAGTGACAATCTTGTTGATACCTTCAATGGCACCAGTTGCTGAAAAGGACCAACAAGCACCTGTACAGATATTGAAATTGTTTCAATATTCAAGGGAATACGTGCCCCTAATATAACATTACTGCAATGACCCTTAAAAAGACACTTAACAAATATGTTCCGTATTATAATTGTCCAACGTTTGCGTAATGATCCGACTGAGAATGAGCACTAGAAATGCAGTAAACGACAAAGCATCTACACTTCAAGAATTCAGAATAGATGCAATTTTGCAAACATCCTTACTTCATTAATAGCACCAACAAACACCTCCATTTAGAATTGACATACAAACAATTCGAGTTGAAAAGCTTCTTGCTTTATCATTTCTTATAGTGCAGAAACCTCAATCGACTTGATGCAATTAGATAAGCCGCAGTAGGTTGAAGCAGGCAATCAAACATTTTAACACATTAACACGGCTACCTTAGTTTCACATTTCTCGGGCCGAGTCAGTTGAGTAATGAGCCAATGATTCAGAAAAGCAATATGCAAAGTCTCCAACAAATCCCAGATTCATTAACAAAATTTAAAagctaataatgaacaaaaagacAAGATCTTCAATCTGGTAAATTATACAAAGAGAGCAGAAAAGTGTAAAGATTGAGAAGAAAAACCAACATACCACAACTGCCTTGATCTTTAACATTGCTCACAGCTCCATTCTTCCTCCAATCAATCGAAGAAGGAACATCACGAACCGCACTGGGTTTTGGGTCTGATTTCCGGTTTAGTCTGAGAAACGTAGGCGAAAATCCTAACAGAGAGGCCTTAAACTCGTGGTGGGCAAGATCAGAAAATGAATTAAGAGAAAGGGTGTAAGAAGAATTGCCCAAATCATTGTGTTGAGTAATGAAGGCAAGATTTTGCTCAAACACACTAAGCCTGTAGAGCTTTTCTTGTTCTGAAGAGTATGACTTGCCATACTGTTTGCACCAAGCTTCAAACAGttcagatgaagaagaagaagaaaggcaaGGATGGGAGACAAGAAGAAGAGTTAGAAGACAAAGCAACAAAGGGTTCATTTTGTGTGGAGGGAGGTTTGGTTTTTGAGGTGGTGTTCGTTGTACTGGTGCGCCTAGAAATATAGAGGAACTGTATGATTGGCCAAGAAGGGTCTGACGCTGACCAGTAAAAACTGGACATTGAATGGTAATAGTAAGGTTGATTTTTCCTTATTTCCCCCATTTAGAAATGGGAAGCTTGTACTGAATAATGATATACTTGGACCAAGTGCAAattttttagggaaaatgatcatttacccgattttaggctaaaaattgcccacttgctccaccaactgttttttaaccccatttatccaaaacactctaagggattatttcccctttacccaattatttcttttttctttttttttgagacttttttgccctctccttctttctcacttagagagagaagtcaccttccaccttgctgtgctccggtgactagtggccggcgcggtctccggcgaccggaatccggcgaccggtgaccggacttcggcgaacggtgaccggattccgggaaccggtaaccgaaatccggcgaccgatgactggaatccggaatccggctattattgccccccagtaatcatattactgccccccagtaatcatattattgcctcccaaaaatcatattattgccatccagtgaattgtatgaactcccaaaaccaaaataaatacactacaggaacaattgatcaatttataatcatattactgccccccagtaatcatattattgccccccaatacaaagtccaatgtttctactgcctcccaatagaccaccaaaaatgcacctttttgtaggattcacaaataatttgactttaatacacagaaaacaacatgtaacttatcaaaacaccacactatagtgatccctgtccctcgtatcaaagtctactgggggccaataatgtgtctactgcccccagtagaccatcaaacaaaccccacagttacattgcaatgtcAGATTACTTACATTGTTGAACAGATAGTAGATCATTGGCCTCCaatccaatagacattcaaaaaaaaataaaaaatagccaAGACGACGTCGTGTTGGTGTATCAATTAAATACAGGGATCCCTAAATTGGTCGTCTTCCCCAAAATTTCCAAAGCAAAAGGGGCTTCTTCAATTTCAATGACGACGACGAGCagtgagatgaagaagaaaactCAGGAGTTGCCGAACCTGACGGAGTGCCATTGCTGCCACCTCAGAGTCGACCTCGCAAAATCCTCCAAGAACAA
Coding sequences:
- the LOC112172628 gene encoding zingipain-2 → MNPLLLCLLTLLLVSHPCLSSSSSSELFEAWCKQYGKSYSSEQEKLYRLSVFEQNLAFITQHNDLGNSSYTLSLNSFSDLAHHEFKASLLGFSPTFLRLNRKSDPKPSAVRDVPSSIDWRKNGAVSNVKDQGSCGACWSFSATGAIEGINKIVTGSLVSLSEQELIDCDRVYPNSGCDGGLMDDAFQFIIDNNGIDTEEDYPYRGVDGTCNKQKLKRHVVTIDGYTDVPANDEEQLLQAVARQPVSVGIAGSGREFQFYSKGIFAGPCSTSLDHAVLIVGYGSENGVNYWIVKNSWGKNWGMNGYIHMLRDHSNSKGVCGINMLASYPTKTGENPPFPPPSPPPGPTKCDIFSKCGVGETCCCAKKFFGICLSWRCCELASAVCCQDRLHCCPHDYPICDTERNFCLQANGNLTMKANESRGSLGKSSRSKAKLFYW